From Xylocopa sonorina isolate GNS202 unplaced genomic scaffold, iyXylSono1_principal scaffold0063, whole genome shotgun sequence, a single genomic window includes:
- the LOC143432239 gene encoding uncharacterized protein LOC143432239, which translates to MPLGVHLTCYADDTLVLAIETNRKRAICRAEIAVAAVAKKMEELGLQMAPEKTEILCFEGKRRDPSGGKEMVTIGPTQVKVGSEMSYFGVLLDDKWTFDRHFARQAVRLDAAANYLSRIMPNMNGPDEKVRKLYAAVVKSIALYGTPVWSDALCRGRRSLQLLRSAWRRIAICVVRGYRTIFYDAATLLAGLVPLEYLAQEDQTAPTRDELRKEARRFTFSKWKEKLAPASAHRAVGAIIPILEKWVEERKGQLTFRSTQVLMGHGCFAQYLQKIGKEATATCFHCGEQEDTAQHILEFCPVWKTLRHALVAEIDLWLRRKTPSVKGSVRSLLDESYVVGIVDVCHVSLQGRGLSLLRGESRSKVPTGERNFVATVHLLATGEKIITEETKEEKETTQADSIQLRIDKFRNWNSRAEENNIKKKRTTLGYPPSRRVTTGGHKQGPSSERGTRKIWVKHVPLNARLDEGIDRGGCGRSLLKGRAQKERI; encoded by the exons ATGCCGCTAGGAGTTCATCTCACGTGCTACGCGGATGATACTCTGGTATTGGCGATAGAAACGAACCGGAAGCGTGCAATCTGCCGGGCGGAAATCGCCGTAGCGGCCGTAGCCAAGAAGATGGAAGAACTGGGGCTTCAAATGGCGCCGGAGAAAACGGAAATCCTCTGCtttgaaggaaaaagaagagatCCGAGTGGAGGAAAGGAAATGGTTACCATCGGTCCAACGCAAGTTAAAGTCGGGAGCGAGATGAGTTATTTCGGAGTGCTCCTCGACGATAAATGGACGTTCGACCGCCATTTCGCTCGTCAGGCCGTTCGACTGGATGCTGCGGCAAATTATCTGAGCCGCATCATGCCGAATATGAACGGTCCTGACGAGAAAGTCAGAAAACTTTACGCCGCCGTCGTGAAAAGTATCGCTCTCTACGGAACCCCGGTGTGGAGCGACGCACTTTGCAGGGGGAGAAGAAGCCTACAACTCCTGCGAAGTGCGTGGAGAAGAATCGCGATCTGCGTCGTGAGAGGATATCGCACGATATTTTACGACGCGGCAACGCTGTTGGCGGGCCTCGTGCCCCTCGAATACCTGGCGCAAGAAGACCAAACCGCTCCAACGAGAGATGAATTGAGAAAGGAAGCCAGACGCTTCACTTTCTCAAAATGGAAAGAAAAGCTCGCCCCAGCGTCCGCTCACAGGGCCGTGGGGGCGATAATTCCCATTCTGGAAAAGTGGGTTGAAGAAAGAAAAGGACAACTGACCTTCAGATCCACGCAGGTACTGATGGGGCACGGATGCTTCGCACAGTACCTGCAAAAGATTGGGAAAGAGGCCACGGCTACGTGTTTCCATTGTGGGGAACAGGAAGACACGGCGCAACACATATTGGAATTTTGTCCAGTGTGGAAAACGTTGCGTCATGCCCTTGTGGCGGAGATTG ATTTATGGCTGCGAAGGAAGACGCCGAGCGTGAAAGGGAGCGTACGCTCCCTGCTCGACGAGTCTTACGTGGTCGGCATCGTGGACGTTTGCCACGTTTCGCTTCAAGGTAGGGGACTTTCACTTCTCCGAGGTGAAAGTCGCTCCAAAGTACCCACCGGGGAGCGAAACTTCGTCGCCACCGTCCATCTCCTCGCCACGGGCGAGAAGATAATAACGGAGGAAACGAAGGAAGAAAAGGAGACAACGCAAGCGGATTCAATACAATTACGAATAGATAAATTTCGTAATTGGAATTCACGTGCCGAAGAAAACAACATCAAAAAGAAGAGGACAACCCTTGGCTACCCTCCGTCTAGACGTGTTACGACGGGGGGCCATAAACAAGGACCGTCTAGCGAGCGAGGTACGCGTAAGATTTGGGTCAAGCACGTGCCACTTAACGCTCGTTTAGACGAGGGCATCGACCGTGGTGGTTGCGGCAGATCCCTTTTAAAAGGACGAGCTCAAAAAGAGCGAATTTAA